The nucleotide window TCCGCGATGATTGGGAGCAGCCATCGGAATTTCGAAAAAGGTGAGTTCTGTGCCGGGATTGCCTCGCTCATCGCCGTAGAAAAGGTGGTAAACGCCGACATCATCCTGGTTAACGGTTTTCTTGACGAGCCGCATGCCCATTACTTCGGTGTAGAATTCAACGTTTTTATCGGCATTGGCGGTGAGGGCTGAGAGATGGTGAATGCCTTTTAATTCCATCGTTTAAGTATCCTCCTGTTGTTTTTGTAATTTCGTTAACAGCTCAAGTAGTTGTATTTGTTCTTCCTTGCTTAACGCCTGGAATTGGGAGGCTTGGAATTGTTCTTGTTGTGGAACAACCTTTTGGTAGAGCTGTGTTCCTTGCTCCGACAAGCTGATATATTTTGTTTTCCACTCTTGTCTGCGTGTAATTAATGCTCTATCTTCCAATTTTTGAATCAATTGCGTAATGTTTCCTTTGGAAACGAGTAACTTGTGGGCGAGTTCTTGTTGAGTGATTGGTTGGTGGGCGCCGATTTGCACGAGTACATCAAATTGGGCGATCGAGAGATCGAATTGAATCAAATGCTGGTTTGACGCTTTGACGCTTTGATTATAAAAATGGGCAAGCCGGAACCATAGAAGAAGTCCCCGCTGTTTATCGCGCTTGGATAGTGTCATGGAGAATGCCTCCTTCAACTTCAGTTTATAACTAAACTGATAGATTGTCAACATTTCGATCAAAATGCTGTGATCTGCTCGGATTCAGATGAATGAAAAGCATCCATAAAGGGTAAGGCATAACAGGGACTACCCGAAGGAGGCTGAATAATGCAATATCGACAATTAGGAAAGACTGGCATACAACTATCAGAAATAGGGTTAGGGACGATGAGTTTACCCCTCGATCAAAAAAAAGCGACTGCTATTGTAGATGCCGCACTAGAAAAAGGGGTGAACTACTTCGATACTGCCGATTTATATAAATATGGGGAAATAGAAGAAATGCTCGGCAAGGTCATCAAAGGGCGACGAGATGATTTTATTTTGGCTTCCAAAGGTGGCAACCATTGGGAGAAAGGAAAAGACGATTGGTTTTGGGATCCTTCAAAAGCGTATATTAAAGAAGCCTGCAAAGCCAGTTTGAGCCGGCTCGGCATTGATTATCTTGACATATACCAATTGCATGGTGGCACCATCGAGGATCCGATCGATGAAACGGTCGAGGCTTTTCAGGAACTTCAACAAGATGGTTACATTCGGGAATGGGGCATTTCTTCGATTCGTCCGAATGTGATAAAAAGATATGCGGGCACAGGGATTTCCAGCGTAATGATGCAGTACAGTCTGCTTGACCGACGCCCGGAAGAAGAACTCCTTGATTTTTTATATGAAAAAGACGTTAGTGTTATTGTTCGCGGGCCGGTTGCAAAAGGGATGTTGAGCATGAAAGCAGCGGAAAAAGTGCCGGCGAACGGTTTTCTCGGACACACCCGTGAGAAAGTTATGCATGCCGCCGAAAGAGTGCAGCAAATTCGGGGAATGGAAGCGGCAGCGCAAACGGCGATTCAATATGTGTTGAAGCATCCGGCAGTTACCTCGGTAACCGCGGGCGCGAGTACGCCGCAGCAAGTGCTTGAAAATATCGGCGCTTCCGAATTGGATCCGTTAACGGATAAAGAATATGAACGTTTGCAAAACAGCATTCCCGCAGAGGTTTATGAACAACATCGCGTGTAGTGTAAACAAAACGTTGGCTTATATTTGACATCTTGCTTATACCTTGATATGATTTATCTTGGAATCAAGATAATTAATCCGAAAGCAGTGACTACTATGGAAGAACAAGATTTATCGTTGAAGTTACTCGTCGTGTTAATGAAGGCTGAACATGCAGTCGCAGGTGCAACCCAAGCGGATATGAAGCGCTACGGGTTAACGCCGTCGGAGTTTGCTGTCTTGGAATTGTTGTACCATAAAGGCGATCAACCGATTCAACAACTCGGTAAAAGGATTTTGCTAACGAGCGGAAGCCTTACGTATGTCGTTGACAAATTAGAGAAAAAAGGCATGTTGGAAAGGGTCCGTTGCACCGAGGACCGCCGTGTCGTGTATGCGTCCATTAATGAAGAAGGAAAGACGTTTATGGCACGCGTATTTCCCCAGCATCAAGCGTCTGTCCATAATATGTTCGCACGATTGAGCGACGAAGAAAAAGAAACGATGATTGAGTTGCTAAAACGAGTAGGATTGTCTCTTGATGAGTAAATTAGATATAGCGGGCATCGTCCGTCGAAAACATAAGGAGGAAGATTATATGAGTAACGTAAAAGTTGCCGTCATTTACTACAGCCAAACTGGGACCAACTATCAAATGTCACGTTGGGCAGAAGAAGCTTTAAAAGAAGCGGGCCATGAAGTGAAAGTTGTTAGGGCACAAGAACTCGCACCGGCTGAAGCGATCGCGCAAAATCCAGCTTGGGAGCAGCATCTCGAGGAAACGAAAGACGTCCCGGTAGCGACACCGGATGATCTTGACTGGGCAGACGCCTTTATTTTCAGCACACCGACACGTTTTGGAAACGTTCCGGGACAAGTGAAGCAACTGCTTGATCAATGCGGCGGCCTTTGGGGCGCAGGAAAACTCGTCAATAAAGTCGTTAGTGGCATGTCTTCAGCGATGAACCCACATGGTGGGCAGGAAGAAACCATTCATGCCCTCTACACAACCATGATGCATTGGGGCGCGATTATCGTGCCACCAGGATATAGCAACGAAGTGATTTTCAGCTCCGGCGGGAATCCTTACGGAACTTCCACGACGGTTGACGGCGAAGGGAATATACAAGAAGACATCGAAGAAGCGGTTAAACACCAAGCGCGACGAACAGCAGAAGTTGCTACTTGGGTGAAAAATGGCCAGCAGTAAGATAAAAAAACCAAGCCCGATTTTGGGGTTTGGTTTTTTTAAATCCCGGTGTAAGCGCAACTAACCATCAGAGAGGGCGAAACCCACTCTCTCTGATGGAAGGTTAAACTTTAGGAAAAATCCGGTCGATTTGCTCAATCTCGTCTTCTGTTAGGTGAACATCGGCTACTTTTAAGTTGTTCGCCACTTGTTCAGGCCGTTTCGCACCAGGAATGATCGCGTCGAGCGACGGGCGAGAGAAGTACCACGCGAGAACGATATGCGCGATTTCGGCCTCTTTTGCGGTGGCGATAGCTCGAAGTTGATTTACTTTTTCCAAGTTGCGTTTGAAATTCTCGCCTTGAAAGGAAGGTCTGCGTGCGCGCACATCCGCAAATGTATCTTCTTCGTTATATTTTCCTGCCAATAAACCGGACTCAAGTGGGAAATAGGGGATGAACGTGATGTTTTCCTGTGCAGTATAAGGAAGCAGCGTTTGTTCTGCTTCGCGGATCAACAAGTTGTATTCCCCCTGGAATACGTCTACATATCCATCTTTATTAGCTTCTTTCAATTGATCGATGGAAAAGTTGGATACGCCGATCGCACGGATTTTCCCTTGATCCTTCAATTCTTTCAATGCACCGACGGCTTCAGCTTTCGGTGTATTTTCATCCGGATAGTGAATGTAAAATAAATCGATATAATCGGTTTTAAGGCGCCGAAGGCTAGCGTCCACTGCTTCTTTTAAGAAAGACGGTGAATTGTCTACAACCGTTTCTCCTCCGACAAATTGATTGCTGCCTTTGGTAGCAATCACGATGTTTTCCCGCTTGTATTCCTTCGCTACTTCACCGATCAGCTCTTCCGAGCGCTCGGGTCCATATATATAGGCGGTGTCGAGATGATCGATGCCGTTGTCGAGTGCAGTACGGACAACATTTCTTCCTTGTTCCTCATCCAACATATTCGGGTAAATGTTGTGACCGCCGACCGCGTTCGCTCCGAGTCCTATTGGATTCACGGATACATCTGATTTTCCTAAATGAATGTGATTTGCCATATGGTGTTCACTCCTTACGCTAGTCAAACTTTTAACAACCACCACTATTCCCTGAAGCATTATCGGATAAACATTGAATAAGTTCCATAATTTACGGGGATCTTAATGTTTGGAAAAGATTTGGCGGAGGGGATCTATACATGGCTACAGGTGAAAGCGCCGCGATGGACAAGCAACCGGCAATGGAACACATTATTATATTACGGGGCGCCGTTATTCGGAGTTTGCTCGTTTTTGCGTTTATGTTTATCGTTATCTTTATTTTGCTTCGTTTTTATGTGGATTTTTTAACTGGAGATCATCATTTAGTGATGCTCGGCCCTCTCGATTCGTTGCGGCTTTATTTTACCTTATCGGGCGTTCTTGGGCTCGGTTTGTCAGCGCCGTATTTGGCGTTTGAAGCTTGGCGTTTTGTAAAACCGGCGTTAAGTGAAAAAGAAGCCGCTGCATTGTTCAATTATATACCGGCGATATTCTTTTGTTTTGTGACCGGGTTGGCGTTTGGCTTTTTTGTTATTCATCCGCTCGCGTTTTCATTTCTTATGAACCTCGGGGAAGTGCACTTTGAGATGATGATCACCGCCCAGGAGTATTTTTCTTTCATGGTTATGTCCACTCTGCCGGTAGGGTTTTTGTTTGAATTGCCGGTCGTGCTCATGTGTTTAACGTCATTTGGCCTTTTGAATCCCTATTCGTTGAGAAACGTTCGCAAATATGCATATTTTGCTTTGTTTTGCATTTCGGTATTGATTACACCGCCGGATTTTTTAACGGATGTTCTTATCGTTCTGCCGTTTATTATTTTGTATGAAATAGGTATTCTACTGTCGATCCGGGTGTACAAGCGTAAGCAGGAAGAAGAGGCAACCGTATAAAATACGTAGAAAATTAAGGGGGAAAGGAGGGGAGAACGTTGGCGAGAGGACAATCAAGGAATAACAAAGGCAAAGACAAATCGAAGTTATCACAAACCCCCGAATATCTGAAAGAAAAGGATGGAATTTACGTCGAATATGCTTCCGAACTGGCAGATCACGATGATATCGTGGCCAGGCAGCACTCGGAGAGAGCAGAGCAAAGAGAAAAGGAGTAACTTTTTCGAGTGAGCGGGCGGTTCATGGAACCCGAAATTGGAGAAGATGGAACGGATTGGGTAGCCATGAACGACTTATGCCGACCTAAACGGAGGCTGACACCGGCAGGTCGCCATAAATGGTTTAACGACCACATTACAAAAAAACCGATCCCTGCACGATAGCAAGGATCGGTTTTTTTACTGCAGTTTTTCAGCCAATGAACTGTAATAGTCGCAAATGGCTTCCAATCCTTTGTCGAAATTCTCGAGATGGAAATGCTCATTTGGTGCATGGAAATTTTCTGTGGGGAGCCCGAATCCCATCAAAACAATCGGGATATCCAGAATATCGCTAAATGTTTCCGCGATCGGAAGCGAACCACCCATCCGCGTGTAAGCGGTCTCTGCCCCATACGCTTTGGAAAGCGCGGAGCCGGCTGCTTGTATCGCAGGATGGTCGAAAGGTGTAACGAAAGGCTTTCCTTTGTCAAAATGGGTTGTTTCAACCGTGACGGCATCTGATGCATGCTTTTGGATATGTTGTTCCAGCAATTGCACAATATGGTCAGGGTCTTGTCCCGGGACGAGCCGGCAACTGATTTTTGCGCTTGCTTTCGATGGCAGGACCGTCTTGATGCCTTCGCCTTGAAAGCCACCGTGCATGCCATTAATTTCAAGTGTTGGCCGTACCCATGTTCTTTCCAAAAACGTGTATCCTTCCTCGCCGTAGAGCGCCGGTACGTCCAATTCGGTACGTGTTGCTTCTTCATCAAAATGAAGGGCGTCATACGCTTCTTTTTCCTCCGCAGTCAGCGGGATGACGTTTTCATAAAAACCGTCAACACTGATGCGTCCCTTGTCATCATGCATGGATGCAAGTACATTGGCGAGTGCATGTAATGGGTTTGGAACCCCGCCGCCGTATAGGCCGGAATGGAGGTCTCCTTTCGCGCCGGTCACATCAATTTGTAGCCCGGCCAGACCGCGCAGGCCGTAACAAACCGTTGGTTGTCCTTTTTCAAGCATAGGATTATCGGAAATAACGAGGACATCTGCGTCTAGCAATTGCTGCTTTTTGTCAACGAAGGCATCGAGATGCGGACTGCCGATTTCCTCTTCGCCTTCAATGCAAAATTTCACATTCACCGGCAACTCTCCGTATGTTTCCATTAACGTTTCCACTGCTTTTAGGTGCATGAACACCTGCCCTTTGTCATCGGTTGCGCCGCGAGCATAGATTTTCCCGTCGCGGATGTCCGCTTCAAAAGGCGGTGTCTCCCAGAGTTCCAACGGATCGACCGGCTGTACGTCATAATGGCCGTAAATAAGCACGGTCGGTTTCCCATCCGCATGCAACCAATCGCCGTATACGACCGGATGTCCTTCCGTCGGCATGATGGATACATTTTCCATCCCGATTTTTTTTAATGCGTCTGCCATCCATTTGGCCGTTTTTTCGATATCCTTTTTATGTTCCGGTGAGGCGCTGATACTCGGAATGGCGAGCAAATCTTTTAGCTCTCGCAGGTGGCGGTCTTTCTCTGTTTGTAAAACTGTTTTTACATCTTGCATGACGGAATCCTCCTCGACTTACTCATGTTCATCACTCTATTGTAACGGAAGTATAGAGGGATCGGAAGTCGATAGCAAAATCCGATTAAATAACGGAAAAAATATAAAGAAAATGGATGCATCTTTTATGCTTAATCTATATAATGATTGTGTAGTTATACATCGTGTCATTTTTAGAAAAAGAGAGGAGCGTTACATATGAAAAAAAATGCATGGTCACTGATTGCGTTTGTTTTGCTGTTGAGCGCATGTAGTAGTCCCGTTACGGATGAATTGGTCGACTATCACAACGATTATTGGTTGGAGTTTGAATCAATGGTAGAGGAATACGATGCGTCTACCCAAGAAGTTGCGCAATTGAGCGAAACGAGCAGCGGTTTTGAAGAAGCTTACGATCTGATGGAGGAAGAGATTATGCCGCAAATCGATGAAATGTCGGTATTTCTCGAAGAGATTGAATTGGAGCAGGAAGACGTACAGGAATTAAATCAAATGCAAATCGATATGGTGGACCAGTTGCATGAAGGGATGCAAGTGCAACAGGAGGCCTTTCAGTTGGGAGCGGAAGGGCAAATAGATGAAGCGTCGGAGCTTGGTATCCAAAGCGGTGAATATGTGGAAGAAGCAATGGAAATGCAAGAAGCCTTTGATGAACGAAGAGAAGCGTTATGGGAAGAATACGGCGTTGAGGCAGAGGAAGAGGAAGAGCTGGACGATACAGATTTGTAATGCTCGTTTGAGACGGGCGGCGATCTGATAACGAATGAAGAATTGTCGACGAGGATGTTGAGGCAGAAAGCGTCGAAACCGATGAAACGTATGACGGTTTTGAGAAATGGAAGAATTTATTGATGAAGGGGCAGTTTGACTGTCCCTTCATGTGAAAAATGGATACTGATGCACTCGAACATCGCTCGTTTATGCCAGTGGGGACATCGGACCATTTTCTAAACGATACCATTGTCTATCTATCTCTATGTAGTCTATAATTTTTTGTGGGCGCTTACATAATTAGAGGGAGGAGTCCACAAATGTCTAATTTCGGAAACCAAATTCAATATCAAATCTATGCTACGATGCAAAACCCGAATCCGGACAGGCTTCCGGTGATTTATGAGGAATGGGAGGCACGTGCCCGCGAACTATTGGACGACGGCCCTTTTTACTACATCGCCGGGGGTGCGGGTGGAGAGAGCACGATGAAGGCAAATCTACAAGCTTTTGATCGTTGGAAAATCACACCGAGAATGCTTCGGGATGTGCAAGATCGTGATTTGACGGTTGATTTATTTGGCAAAACCGCTCCTTTTCCTTTTTTGCTGGCACCTATAGGAGTGCAATCGATTATTCATCCGGATGGGGAACTGGCTTCTGCACAAGCGAGCGCAAAACTGGGAGTCCCTTATATCACAAGTTCTGCATCGACAAAATCAATGGAAGCGATCGCGGAAGTCATGGGAGATGCAGAACGTTGGTTTCAATTGTACTGGAGCAAAGATCCGGACGTCACCGCCAGTTTTGTCGGGCGTGCGGAAGCGTCGGGATACTCTGCGATTGTCGTCACGTTGGACACTCCCATGTTGGCATGGCGGGAAAAGGATTTAAAAAATGTCTATTTGCCGTTTTTAATTGGAGAAGGCGTAGGGAACTATTTTACCGATCCTGCTTTTCGTTCTAAACTTTCCAAATCCCCTGAAGAGAATCCGACGGCAGCTATCATGCATTGGGCGCAAACGTTTGGCAATCCGGGCTTGACGTGGGATGACCTTGAATTTTTAAGGGAACATACGCGTTTACCGATTTTGTTAAAAGGCATTCTTCATCCCGATGATGCAAAACGAGCCGCAGAATGCGGCGTGGACGGTGTCATTGTGTCGAACCATGGCGGCCGGCAAGTCGACGGAGCGGTTAGTGCCCTAGAAGCATTGCCCCGTATATCCGAGGCTATCGGCGAGCAGATGCCTATTTTCATGGATAGCGGGATACGGAGAGGTGCGGATGCTGTAAAAGCTATTGCCCTCGGAGCGAAAGCAGTGCTCGTAGGGCGACCGCCGATGTATGGGTTGGCTGTGGCTGGTGAAAAAGGGGTGAAAGAAGTCCTGCAAAACATGATTGCGGATATGGACATGACGATGGCACTGGCAGGAAAAAAGGCCGTTACGGATATCGATGCCTCCATGTTAATGGAATAATGACGCAAAACTTTTGTCTCCCATTTATTAAATCGGCAAATTATGAAAAACGAAAAATTTTTCTTGAGAATCTACGAATAAACGGCTACAATAAAGGAGAAATAGAGAAAGGCATTATTGTCATTAAAATCAGACAGGGGGATGCAATATTTTGAAAAAATTTAAACACAAATTGGTAGGCGGTGTGCTCGTACTTTCGTTGGGTGGTGTGCTTGCGGCATGTACAGACGATCCGCAAGATGCCGATGAAGAAAACGGTGAGGGTGACACGGAAAACGGCGAAGACGTGGAAGAGGATGATGACGAAGCTGCAGCCAGCGATGGCGGGGATTTGATTTTGGCGATGGGATCGGATGCTGTTGACCTTGATCCTCATGGGTCCAATGATACATCTTCTACACAGGTGCGTTCTCAAATTTACGATAAACTCGTAGATTTTGATGAAAATATGGAAGTGCAACCGGAGTTGGCGGAAGATTACGAGCAAATTGAAGACGATACATGGGAGTTCAACTTAAAAGAAGACGTCACCTTTCATGATGGGGAACCTTTCGATGCAGACGATGTTGTGGCCACTCTCGAACGTGTCACCGATGAGGATTTTGCTTCTGAGAAACTGTTCATGTATGAGATGATTGAGAACGTTGAAGCAGTTGATGAGCATACGGTGCATATTACAACGGAATATCCTTTCGCACCATTAGAGTTTCACTTAGCTCATGATGGTGGCGGAATGATGAGCGCAGCAGCCATTGAAGAGGAGGAAAATGGGGATCGCAACCTCGATACGGAACCCGTAGGTACCGGACCGTTTGAATTGGAAAACTGGGATCAGGGAAATGAAGCCGTGCTTACTCGATTTGATGATTACCACGGTGGAGCAGTCTCCATTGATTCGGCTACGTATCAAGTCGTGGATGAGCAATTAACCCGAATGAGTATGCTTGAAAATAACGAGGCCCATATTGCGGATGATATTGAACCGTCGCAAATGGACCAATTGGAAAGTATGGATGGCGTAGATGTTTCTGCAGTGGAAAGTGTACGAATGGATTACATTGGCATGAACAATGAAGCGGAACCTTTTGACGATCGGGATGTCCGGCGTGCCCTTAACATGGCAGTGGATAAAGACACGATCATTGAAGGGATCTTTGAAGGATATGGGGAAGAAGCCATTGGCGCGTTAAACCCACTTGTTTTTGGTTACAACGACGATTTAGAATCGATTGAATATGACCCTGATGAGGCGCAGTCCTTGTTGGAAGATGCAGGTTACGAGGATGGATTTGAAGCGACGCTTCTCGTTGAAGATGTCGATCAGGTGAATTTGCAAATTGCTGAAATTGTTCAGGATAATTTGCAAGACATCGGTGTGGATATTTCCATTGAACAACAAGAATGGGGCGCTTTGCTTGACACAACGGCTGAGGGCGAATTTGAAATGGTTATGCTCGGTTGGACGGCCGTAACCGGTGATGCGGACTACGCGATGCATCCGTTGTTCCATTCCGACAATCAGGGCGCGCCGGGCAACCGAACATTTTATGATAACGAAGAGGTCGATGAGCTCTTGGATGCCGGTCGTCAAGAAGCAGATGACGATGAACGAATTGAGATTTATACAGAAGCACAGCAAATCATCATAGATGATGCGACAATACTTCCGTTGATCCACGATGATTTCCGTGCAGGGATTTCCGACAGCGTTGAAGGACTGATTCACAAAGCAGACGCTAATTATGATTTGCGAGAAGTTGAACTCGTCGACGATGATGTGGAAGGCGACGGCTATTAATCGCTTTTGTAACTGTATTGGAAGCCTCTATGAGGCTTCTCTTTTTTAATCGGAGGGATGTTTCATGAGATGGGGCAAGGGGTTAATCACGGGAGTTTTTCTCTTATTGATTTCGGCGTGTTCGGATGAGAATGGAGAAGAAGAAAGCGGGGGCGAAGATCTCAACGAGGTATACGATATTGATTCGGAACCAGTTGAAATTACGGGATACGGAAATGACGTGTTAACGGTCGAAACATCTGAATATCGTTCTTTTGCGACAGGGGTACCTTGATAAAATGAAAACGCCGAAAGGGTTTTGGGGCGCAAGGAAGCTTCGCTTCAAATTACGTTACTGGCGAAAGAAAGGGATTCAGAACAAAGTAACGGAAATGGCGTATTATCTCGGTATGCGTATGTCAAGAGTGAATGCTCGTAATACAAGCAAGTTGGCATTTAATGGCTCAGGAGAAGTCGAGCGAAATTGGAAAAAAGACCTCGCCACATTTACAACGGGCAAAGTCTATCATGCCGATTTATCAGCTTCGTATAATATCGGCGCACGATATTTTGTTCGTGGCATTCAAAAATCCATATCGGAAACGAAATGGTTGTCCCTTCAGGCAAAAGTACCTGATGTGGCAAAAAGGACTACACGACCTTGTCTTCATTAATTAGCCTTACGAAGGCAATAGAGTCGTCGAATGCGTTTTAGCCGCTTTTGTTTGTGCTGTATTTAAGATAAGGGGTACTCCATCAAAATCTTCGATTTAGGTGGAGAGGTTCACATGGATCATAGTGCGCTGAAAACGTTAGAAACAAGAGAAGGCGTGTGCCGGGATAGCGGTGGCAATGCTTCGGGCACTCGGAATGGAAGAGAATTATGTCGCAGGTAATGCCGGGGCAGAACGACATGCCTGGGTGGATGTGAAGGGCGATGGGGAATAGCTGGAAATGGACCCTACTTGGGGCGTTGGTTATATTGAAAATGATGCGTTTGTCGCTGACTATAATGAAGTTTACTTTGATCCTGATGAAGAATTTTTGGATGAGATACATACACGAACGGAAATCATTTATTAAGGGGATTGAAAGATAAATGCAACTAAGTCTTTCGCCAAGTTTTTATGGTGAAAGACTTAGTTTTTTTTAGTGCGATCGGAGGAACGGTTGATGCGGTTCCAGTAGCCTGTTTTCGCTTCTTTCTTTATCCATATTCATATTGCTGCTGAGATTGGGTCAAGTTAAGGATGAGCGATAATTTGACTGAAAGGATCCCGAATACAATATGAAAAAATATAGCGTGCTGATTTTTTCCATCATCATCATTTTAATAGTAGTGGCGATCGGTTTTTTGTTTCCTGAACAGTTGGAGCGTTTTACCGGGGGATTGCAAGGGTTGATTAGTGAAACGTTCGGGTGGTATTACCTTCTGCTCGTTACCCTATTTTTACTCACGAGCTTGTATTTTCTCGTCAGTCCGGCAGGGAAATTAAAATTGGGAAAGCCGGATGAAGAACCTGAATTTGGAAGGATTTCCTGGATTACGATGTTATTTAGCGCGGGATTGGGCATTGGGCTCGTATTCTTTGGCGCTTATGAGCCATTAAGCCATTACGCGATACAATCGCCGATAGGGGAGACCGATACACCGGAAGCAGCCACCAATGCGTTAACGTTCTCTTTTTTTCACTGGGGATTGCACGGCTGGGGTGTATATAGCATTCTTGCCTTGGCGTTAGCTTTTTACCATTTTCGCAATGACCATCCTGCCTTAATCAGTTCGACGGTACAGCCTATCTTTCGAGGCGCCGTGAAGGGCGTTGTCGGCAAGATCATCGATATTATTGCGGTGATTGCAACAGTGATCGGTGTGGCAACGTCGCTTGGATTTGGAGCAACACAATTGAATGGCGGCTTTGCTTATTTATTTGGTTTGCCTTCGAATTTTTTCACACAAGTGATCATCGTGGTCATTATTACCGTTCTTTTTATGATTTCGGCATGGTCAGGTTTATCGAAGGGGATTCGCTTCTTAAGTAATACTAATATGTTGGTTGCTGTAGTATTGTTCATCCTCGTGTTGTTCATTGGACCGACGATTTTTAATTTAAACCTTTTTACAGATACACTGGGTAATTACATCCAAACGCTACCGCGAATGAGTTTTCGCATCGCGCCTTTTGATGAGGAAATCAGGGATTGGATCAATGATTGGACGCTCTTTTATTGGGCGTGGTGGATCGCGTGGGCACCGTTTGTAGGGACGTTTATTGCGCGAGTGTCCCGTGGGCGGAGTGTGCGTGAATTCGTATTTGCGGTTCTGCTCGTACCATCGTTTATTGTTTTTATATGGTTTACCGTTTTTGGCGGCTCGGCCATCAGCATAGAGCAAAGTGGCGCTGATCTAGCATCATTATCGGAGGAACTTATGCTATTTGGCATGTTTATGAACGTGGACTTCGGGATGCTGTTATCGATATTGGCAATGGCGATGCTCATCATCTTTTTCATTACGTCGGCAGATTCCGCAACGCTCGTGCTGGGGATGTTCACAACAAATGGGTCGGATACACCTCCGTCCC belongs to Salicibibacter cibi and includes:
- a CDS encoding aldo/keto reductase translates to MQYRQLGKTGIQLSEIGLGTMSLPLDQKKATAIVDAALEKGVNYFDTADLYKYGEIEEMLGKVIKGRRDDFILASKGGNHWEKGKDDWFWDPSKAYIKEACKASLSRLGIDYLDIYQLHGGTIEDPIDETVEAFQELQQDGYIREWGISSIRPNVIKRYAGTGISSVMMQYSLLDRRPEEELLDFLYEKDVSVIVRGPVAKGMLSMKAAEKVPANGFLGHTREKVMHAAERVQQIRGMEAAAQTAIQYVLKHPAVTSVTAGASTPQQVLENIGASELDPLTDKEYERLQNSIPAEVYEQHRV
- a CDS encoding dipeptidase, with translation MQDVKTVLQTEKDRHLRELKDLLAIPSISASPEHKKDIEKTAKWMADALKKIGMENVSIMPTEGHPVVYGDWLHADGKPTVLIYGHYDVQPVDPLELWETPPFEADIRDGKIYARGATDDKGQVFMHLKAVETLMETYGELPVNVKFCIEGEEEIGSPHLDAFVDKKQQLLDADVLVISDNPMLEKGQPTVCYGLRGLAGLQIDVTGAKGDLHSGLYGGGVPNPLHALANVLASMHDDKGRISVDGFYENVIPLTAEEKEAYDALHFDEEATRTELDVPALYGEEGYTFLERTWVRPTLEINGMHGGFQGEGIKTVLPSKASAKISCRLVPGQDPDHIVQLLEQHIQKHASDAVTVETTHFDKGKPFVTPFDHPAIQAAGSALSKAYGAETAYTRMGGSLPIAETFSDILDIPIVLMGFGLPTENFHAPNEHFHLENFDKGLEAICDYYSSLAEKLQ
- a CDS encoding MarR family winged helix-turn-helix transcriptional regulator, yielding MTLSKRDKQRGLLLWFRLAHFYNQSVKASNQHLIQFDLSIAQFDVLVQIGAHQPITQQELAHKLLVSKGNITQLIQKLEDRALITRRQEWKTKYISLSEQGTQLYQKVVPQQEQFQASQFQALSKEEQIQLLELLTKLQKQQEDT
- a CDS encoding lactate 2-monooxygenase, giving the protein MSNFGNQIQYQIYATMQNPNPDRLPVIYEEWEARARELLDDGPFYYIAGGAGGESTMKANLQAFDRWKITPRMLRDVQDRDLTVDLFGKTAPFPFLLAPIGVQSIIHPDGELASAQASAKLGVPYITSSASTKSMEAIAEVMGDAERWFQLYWSKDPDVTASFVGRAEASGYSAIVVTLDTPMLAWREKDLKNVYLPFLIGEGVGNYFTDPAFRSKLSKSPEENPTAAIMHWAQTFGNPGLTWDDLEFLREHTRLPILLKGILHPDDAKRAAECGVDGVIVSNHGGRQVDGAVSALEALPRISEAIGEQMPIFMDSGIRRGADAVKAIALGAKAVLVGRPPMYGLAVAGEKGVKEVLQNMIADMDMTMALAGKKAVTDIDASMLME
- a CDS encoding aldo/keto reductase translates to MANHIHLGKSDVSVNPIGLGANAVGGHNIYPNMLDEEQGRNVVRTALDNGIDHLDTAYIYGPERSEELIGEVAKEYKRENIVIATKGSNQFVGGETVVDNSPSFLKEAVDASLRRLKTDYIDLFYIHYPDENTPKAEAVGALKELKDQGKIRAIGVSNFSIDQLKEANKDGYVDVFQGEYNLLIREAEQTLLPYTAQENITFIPYFPLESGLLAGKYNEEDTFADVRARRPSFQGENFKRNLEKVNQLRAIATAKEAEIAHIVLAWYFSRPSLDAIIPGAKRPEQVANNLKVADVHLTEDEIEQIDRIFPKV
- the wrbA gene encoding NAD(P)H:quinone oxidoreductase, producing MSNVKVAVIYYSQTGTNYQMSRWAEEALKEAGHEVKVVRAQELAPAEAIAQNPAWEQHLEETKDVPVATPDDLDWADAFIFSTPTRFGNVPGQVKQLLDQCGGLWGAGKLVNKVVSGMSSAMNPHGGQEETIHALYTTMMHWGAIIVPPGYSNEVIFSSGGNPYGTSTTVDGEGNIQEDIEEAVKHQARRTAEVATWVKNGQQ
- the tatC gene encoding twin-arginine translocase subunit TatC, translated to MATGESAAMDKQPAMEHIIILRGAVIRSLLVFAFMFIVIFILLRFYVDFLTGDHHLVMLGPLDSLRLYFTLSGVLGLGLSAPYLAFEAWRFVKPALSEKEAAALFNYIPAIFFCFVTGLAFGFFVIHPLAFSFLMNLGEVHFEMMITAQEYFSFMVMSTLPVGFLFELPVVLMCLTSFGLLNPYSLRNVRKYAYFALFCISVLITPPDFLTDVLIVLPFIILYEIGILLSIRVYKRKQEEEATV
- a CDS encoding YfhD family protein — protein: MARGQSRNNKGKDKSKLSQTPEYLKEKDGIYVEYASELADHDDIVARQHSERAEQREKE
- a CDS encoding MarR family winged helix-turn-helix transcriptional regulator; this encodes MEEQDLSLKLLVVLMKAEHAVAGATQADMKRYGLTPSEFAVLELLYHKGDQPIQQLGKRILLTSGSLTYVVDKLEKKGMLERVRCTEDRRVVYASINEEGKTFMARVFPQHQASVHNMFARLSDEEKETMIELLKRVGLSLDE